One Vicia villosa cultivar HV-30 ecotype Madison, WI linkage group LG5, Vvil1.0, whole genome shotgun sequence genomic window, AGTCAGACAAATACTTTGTTACCATAGAGGTTTATGTTACTTACCAGATCCTTATAACTGTATATCACAAATATGTCACTTGTTTACTTGTGGAGGTACACCAATTTCATGGAGATCTAAGAAACAACTCATggaaacaacttcatcaaatccttCATAACTATTAGCACTATATGAAGTTACTTCCAAGAAGAACTATTAAGCAACTACTACAAAGAATATTgtctcacatataaatgtatgcatgagggggagaaataaataTGTTATGCACTCTTTTCCCCTTCACCATAgttttgtcccactgggtttttatggtaaggtttttaacgaggcagttCTCATTCAAAGAATATTGTACTATTTTTCCTTTACTAGATTTTTTTCCaatgggttttttctagtaaggttttaacgaggcatatccaaaACAATCATCCaaaggggagtgttatgaataattaGATGATTGTCCCTCAAGCAtcttattccttatttataatattttgtatttattacattgtctgtatattgtcctataaataggaccaaccTCATTGTAAAGGATACACCAATAAAATAATACAGAATTATTctcatttttctctcttctcttttatcttctttcttcttattttataataataaagataatttGAGCTAAACTTATAGGGTATAATGAACAATTCCCAAATAAAAAGAAATAGTTTTGAAGATACTAAATTCATTAAGTTTCAGAATAACCAAGTCATAAATGTATCTGCACCATACTATGAACTCTAAATTCTGAATGTACTTCCACAGTTTTGATCCATGCCATAAGACCATCCTTTCATCGCAATTAAATGGTTATAATGATGTGTGCCTACACTATTATGAATGTACTTTCATACCAAAGAATTTTAAAACCATCATCACTTCACTTGTACTAAAAGAATAATTTCAAACTTCAAATGCCAGTTTGTTACCCTCAGATTTAAACCAGATCAAGTAGTCAGAGAATTATACTTTCATTCCATCTATACAAATAAATAGGTCTGGCCAAAATTAAATTATACACATAGGTGGTGTCCACAGTGCACACTTAAATTTTTGGTACCATCCTCAACACAACCATTAAAGTAGActaaggctttgtttggattgatggaaccgggtggagcggagcggaatgagatggaataaaatgatattccattgtttggataagtTAAAAACGGATGGAGTGGAGCGGAATGGAGTGGTATGGATTctattccattccatcacttaccaccatttttcttcccctccgatttgggcggaatgaacaaCTTACTTTGTTCCGTCCtgaaatttccaaacaatggaatggtatcTTCGTTCCGCTCCGCTCCACTCCGCTCCATCTCACTCCGCTccgctccattccgctccgttgattttatgatatccaaacatagcctaagggtGAGTTTAAAAGAGTTAGTATCTATGCAAGTGTTGTAAACCATTTATTAGAATCAtttatgataatatgttcataatTTGTTTTCAGCCTATTTTGGTATGCAGCTCTAGATGACCTGTAGGAATTAAAACTTATTCATAAGAACTCAACAATAATCTCTTAATTGAGTTATCCATACACATCCTAAGCATAGTACATATTACATGACAGGTCCCGAACCATCGATTTTAAAACACGAAACACCTAAATCATTGTGTGCCTTCTTCACCCGATAACGTTAGAACATGTAATTTAGTGTTAGAACTGATCAGTTTTCATTCAGGCGATAAGTTTTCTCAGCATTTGAAGAAAGATGGCAATGCAAAGGGAAAACTGCTTTGCCATTCTGCTGCCTCGTCAACAATGATGAGTTGTTCCCAATGTCGCGAAAGGGAGATCGATTTGGAGCGAGTAAACCACCTCTAACACTAGCATCATGTGTTTTTCTCTCTCCATTCCTTAAAACCTTACTGTGTTTTCTGTTTTCTGCAACATTACTATTATTTTCCTTCATGCTGCAAACTACTATTCGCTTCTCAAACTCGTTCTGCGTATCCAAGGGAATCGCCAAACATTTAGTCTCCTTAACTGCATTCTGTTCGATCCTAAACCTCTCGAGATCACCACTGAGCGTGGAAAGTTTCTCCTCAAGCTCATTTTTCTTACTTTCGGACGAAAGAGCTCTTTGTTTCCACTCTTGCACCTGTGCGAAAGAAAACAAGAGGTTAATGTAAACAGAAAACACTAAGATGTTTGAATTGAGAATAAACTTTATCATCTTACCGCATTGTGTAGAGATTGGATTTGAGAATCAGAATGCAGGGCGCGATCTTCCCAGAAATCTCGTGAAGCCTGCAGTTCTTCCATCTCTTCCCTCACCTGACCAAG contains:
- the LOC131607175 gene encoding uncharacterized protein LOC131607175, which encodes MCSGHCKTIVRKIVEQVRVETEQWSQMQEMLGQVREEMEELQASRDFWEDRALHSDSQIQSLHNAVQEWKQRALSSESKKNELEEKLSTLSGDLERFRIEQNAVKETKCLAIPLDTQNEFEKRIVVCSMKENNSNVAENRKHSKVLRNGERKTHDASVRGGLLAPNRSPFRDIGNNSSLLTRQQNGKAVFPLHCHLSSNAEKTYRLNEN